GAGTGAATTGGCCACGGCGAGGGCGATCTGCTTGGCCACCGCGCCCAAGAGCTCCGCATCGGCCGTGGTGAAAGCGCCTTCCTGCAGGCTGCCGATGTTCAACCCGCCCAACGTGCGATCCCCCAACAGCAGCGGCACGCAACAGGCGGACCGGACCCCTTCCGCCACCAGGCGCTTGGACACCGTACTCTCCGACTGCCCGAGATCCTCAGACCCCAACACCACCGGCATGCGCCGCGTGATGGCGGTCGACGACGGACACCCACAGAGCATGCAGGTCGTGCCTTCTTCGATGAAGCCTTTCCTCCCTGGGAAGTCGAGCGCGTACAGTTTGAGCTGGTTGGTGTCCTGATCCAGGAGCGTCAGGCTGACCACATCCGCCTTCATCACACGCCGAATGCTGGCCGTAATCGAGGCGAACAATTCGCGCAACTCCAGGTGCAGCACGACGGCATTGTTGATTTCCAGGAGCAGCCGTTGGCGGTCGCGTTCCCGGGCCAATTCTCGCTGGGCCTGCTGGGCCCGCTCGTAATTCAGAGCGTTGTCGACGGCGATCGCGATCTGCCGTGCGACCTGACTCAGCAGGTCGATATCCTCCTGCGCAAACCCGTCGTCCCTGCGGCGCCCTACGTTCAGCGCCCCCAGCGTACGGCTGTGAGACAGGAGCGGAACGGAACAGAAGGACCGAAGGCCGCAATCCAACAACTCCTGGGCGATCGGGGATGATTTCGCCATCTCCCGCAGGTCCGCTTCCCCGAACATCGCCGGCCGGCCCGAGGTGATCGCCCGGCAGGACGGAGACTGGGTGCACTCCTCCGCCAGTCCCTCCTCGATGAAGCTTTCATTCCGCTCGAAGTCCAGCACATGGATGCGCCACTGACCGGTCTCGCTGTTGAACAGCAGCAAGCTCGACCCATCATGCTGGATCACCCGCCGCAGGCACTCGCTCACCGCCTTGAACAACTCCTCGAGATTGAGATGCGAGACCACGGCGTTGTTGACTTCGAGCAACAGTCGTTGGCGATCCCGTTCCCTGGTCAATTGGCCTTGGTACTCGATCGCCGTCTTGGAGTGGAGCGCGTTATCCAGCGCAACGGCCACCTGCTTGGCCACGTGCTGCATGAAGGCGATTTCGGATTCCTGATAGGCCCGGGCCTGCAAACTGCCGAAGCCCATGGCCCCGAGACGGCGCTGCGCCGTCGTAAGCGGCACCACACAAAAAGAGCGCACGCCGTTTTCGCGGAACAGCGCCATCAAATTCGGGAAGCGTTCCTCCTTGAGCACGTCGTCGACCGTCAGCGGCTGCTGAGTCTTCCACACGAATCCGCCCGGCGACTGCTCGACCGGCGTTTCCAATCCGGGCTTGATGGTTGACGGCGTCGCCGACACCAACAGCCACAAACGCATCACGTCGCGGTCTGCATCGTGCAAGACAGCATTGATGAAATCGAAGGGCACGATGTCCGGCAGTCGATCGGCCAAATCCTGGAGCAACAACGTGAGATCACGGTGCGCGGCGATCGACTCCGTTACTTCCAAGAGCAGACGCAAGCGATCGCGCTGGTGAACGACGTCCTGATGATGCAGCACGTTGTCCACCGCCACCGCGACCAGCTTGGCGACCTGATTTAGGAATGCAACGCTCCCTTCGTCGAAGGCAAACGGTTTCACGCTGCCGAATCCGATGGCACCCAGCCGGCGCATGGCCGTCGTCAGCGGGAACAGACAGAGAGAGCGAACGCCGATGTCGCGAAGCGCGCCCATTCCAACCTGGAAGCGGATCTCCTCCGCCAGTGACGGAATGATCAACGGCCGCTGATGGCTCCACACCCAACCGCTGGCGGATTCCTCCACCGGGATCTGCATCCCGTCGAGCTTGCTCGTCGTCCGCTGCAGCCCGACCGTTTCCAACACATGCACCCGCATCACATGTTTTGAGGGCTCGTGGAGGACGAGGCCGATAAAGTCGAACGGCGCCACGCCCGGCAACCGCTGCGCGAGGTCGCGGAAGAGCGAGGGTAGATCGCGGTGCGTGGCGATGGCTTCGGCCACCTGCAGCAGGGCCGCTCGTTGATCGACCAGGGATGGTTGAATACCGGTTATGCTCATGTCGCGCATCGTCATAGTATAAAAGCCCGACCGGGTGGCTATGCAACTACCGCCTTGGCTGCGACAAATCGCTCTCGCACTTCAAACTCCCAGGTCATGCCCTGCGTAAAATGCGGCGCGGCGGTTTTCACGTCAGGGAAGAAACAGATTAAGGCGTAGGGAGCGGGTGGAATTTATGAATCGCGAACTGCGGATGGACGGTCGGCTGGGCTTGCCCGAGTGGAAGGATAACTTCGAAGCCAGGCTGATCCTGCTCCGGAAGCAGCTGGAACAAAAATGCCCCGAGGTGCGGCTCGTACCGCGCGGCCGAGGACGGCTGCCCTCGAGACCACTGCCAGGATTGTCCTCTCCGAAAATCCGGCCTGAGCGACCGGAAGGCGCTTACGACCGGACCCGCGCGGGCGCCGTCAACAGTCTTCGCCCGCGAGCCCGCATCGCAGGTGTGCCGCTGGTCGTCAACCGTCGAACCAGTCGCAACACGGGGGAGCGAAGGTCAGGCGCCTGCGCCGTGAGATCGACCAAGGCCTGCATGGCGCACGTCTTCACAATGCTGCTGGAATCCCGGAGATATGCGCGCAGGATCTCATACACAAGGCTGCGCTCTCGGCGGCTCCATCGAACCCGCGGCAACATTTGAGCAACGTGCCATCGGATTTCCTTGTCCGCACTCTCCGAGAACGGGCCCAAAAGATCACGCTTGTATGGACGGAGAAGATCGGGACGGGTCGCCGTGACCTTCTCCAGCGCATCCGCCGTCCGAATACGCACCACGGGATCAAGCGAGCGCAGCCCGGAGAAGAGTTCGTCAAAGAGGGCAGGGTCGGCCAGCACCTCCGCCACAACCAGACCCGACCCTCCGATCGACCGGCGATCCCCACCCTCAAGCTTGCGGAGGAGCAGGCTTGAGGACGAGCCGGTCACCGATCCAACTCTTGTTCCGTCACCGCCGGCGGCAATGCCGAATCACCGGCTCGTCCCGCTCGGCTTCTGGCCGTGAACATCGCCCCTTTGGCTGCCTGCACCGGCGCAAAGCGCAGAAACCCGATCTCTTGCAGGATGTCGTTGTACACCGCTTCCATCCCGCCTCGCATGAAGTAGGTCTCGTGCCAGAATCCCGTCCCTCCGGTATTACGAAGGAACCGCTGCCACCACTGCCGGTGGGGATCGGAGCGCGCCCAGCGTTCAAGGGAGTCGAAATCCCGCCAGTATTGTCTCATGCCGACATGGGGAGGCAGCAGCGACCAGACAAGGTTCTCATGGAGGAGAAGACCATCGGGCCTGGCTTCCACCGACTCGGCGATCTTCGGACCGAACCCGAAGAGCGTCTTCAACCCCGTCCAGCGGTTGACCCTCATCCCGAGGTAGATGACCACCAAATCCGGAAAGCCGGAGAGATCGACGGTTCTACGCAAGACGGGGTCGGACATATTCGTCTCCAGTCGACTGACACGCGCCCCGGTCGGGAGGACGCGCACCGGACTCGAGGATCATTTGCTGCGGCGCACGATCACCGCAGCCACCTGATCCAGCCGCACGGTGGCATCGAAGAACTCCATCCCGGACAACTCGCTGAGCACCAGTACGTGGGTCCCGACCTTCGCCACCTTACCGTCGAGATCCTGCCCGGAAACCAACTTGACCTTCACCCGTTTGCCCTGCTGCTGGTCGAGGGTCTGTCTGATCGCGTCGGGACTATTGGCATCGACCGTCGCTTCCTCGGCGCGCACGCCGGGAACCCACGCGGCGCCGCCGCCCATGAGACAGAGTAGCAGCATGACCGCAGTGATCCCACAACGCCCGTTGCCCTGAACCATAGAATCCTCCTTGGGGGAAAATACCAGGACCCTCGTGAGCCAACGCCCGTGCGATAGGTCTCATATGCGAGTGGAGGATACCTGGAGCCATTAGGAAAGTCACGCAGGCCCGCGGCTTTACAGCCGCACCAGCCCAGGCTATCATTCCGCCGGGCGAACCGCCGCAGGCGGCTGAAGAAGGAGATCTCGATGGGTTGGATCATTCTCATTGTACTGATCGTGCTCGTGCTGATCGTCATCGGGATGTACAACCAGCTTGTCCGGCTACGAGCGGCTTGCGAAAGCGCCTGGGCCGACATCGACGTGCAACTCAAGCGTCGCTACGACCTGATTCCCAACCTCGTCGAAACGGTCAAGGCCTACGCCGCGCATGAAAAAGGCGCGCTCGAAGCCGTGATCAATGCCAGGGCCAAGGCCATGGCCGCCCAGGGGCCCGAGGCCAAGGCAGCGGCAGAGAACCAACTCACGCAGTCGTTGCGTTCGCTCTTCGCGCTGGCGGAGGCCTACCCGCAGTTGCGCGCCGTCGAGGCCTTTAACCAATTACAGGGCAGCCTGAATCAGATAGAAGACGCGCTTCAGAACGCGCGCCGCTACTACAACGCAGTCGTGCGTGATTACAACGCCAAGCGACTGGAGATCCCGACCAACTTCATCGCGCAATGGTTCGGGTTCATGGGCCGGCAATTTTTCGAATTGACCGACAACGTCCAGCGCGAACCGCCGCGCGTGCAGTTCTAAGATTTCCACCGCCGGTCATGGTGGCAACAAGGCCCATCCTCGAGCTTCTCCGTTCGACCCTGTTCATTGCCGCGCTGTGCCTCGCACTTTTCGGCCAACGCCTCCCCGCCGATGCACGATCCTTCGTACTCAGCCGCTTCGACGTGGACCTGCAAGTCCTCCCGAACGGCGATCTGCTCGTCACCGAAACGGTGAGTCCCCGCTTCGAAGGATCCTGGAACGGCATCGAGCGTCTGATCCCCGTTGAATACCGCACCCCGCAAGGGTTCTCCTACGCATTGTTGCTCGACGACGTCACTGCCACCGACGAGCAGGGCACCCCGCTCAAGCTCGAAAGCAGCCGGGAGCGGCACTACCGGAATTTTCGCATTTGGATTCCCGGCGCGAACGACGCCACCTGCACGTTCGTGCTGAAGTATCGCGTCCGCAACGGGCTGAAATTTTTCGAAGACCACGACGAGCTCTACTGGAACGTCACCGGCGATGAGTGGGATGTCCCGATCGAACAGGCTTCGGCGCGCATCCTGCTCCCGCCGAATGCCACCGGCGTGCGGGCCCAGGCCTTTACCGGCGCCTATGGGGCGCGGGAAGAGGCCGCGACGGTCTCCATCGAGGGTTCTCGCATCACGATGATCATGACCCGCCCGCTCGGATTCCGCGAGGGACTCACGGCCGTGATCGGGTGGGACAAGGGGCTGGTGACAGCGCCCACGCCGATGGACCGGACGACCATGTTTGCCCGTGCAAATTGGCCGCTCGCCATTCCACTGTTCGTGCTGGCGGTGATGTTCCGGCTCTGGTGGACGAGAGGGCGGGATCCGCGCCTGCGTCCGATCGCGGTGGCCTACGAGCCGCCGGACCGGCTGACGCCGGCAGAGATCGGCACGCTCTCAGACGAGAGCCCGGACGTGCGGGACATCACCGCCACCCTCGTGGATCTTGCCGTGCGCGGATACCTCGGCATTCGGGAACTCAAGACTCCCCAACTCTTCGGTCTCTGGACCGGCACGGACTATCTCTTTCATCGCAGCGCACCGAGGAAGGAGTGGGCACGTCTTCATAAACACGAGCGGCTCCTCCTCGAAGCTCTCTTCACGGATGAAAACCAAGACGAGGTCGCACTCAGCAGCCTCGAGAACAAGTTCTACCGGTCGTTGCCGGGAATCCGCAATGCGATTTTCGACTCACTCCAAACTCACGCCTACTATGCGCAGCGACCTGACAAGGTGAAGGAAAACTATTACCTCGCCGGAGGCCTACTGGGACTGGTGCTCACGTTCGCACTCGCCGCCGTCGCCGACAGCTGGGGCATCGCCCCGCCGACCTTTTTCATCTCCGGTATTCTCTCCGGAATGATCGTGGCGGGGTTCGGCCGCATCATGCCGGCGCGAACCGTCAAAGGGACACGTACCTTGGAATCGGTGCTGGGCTTTGAGGAGTTTCTGACTCGGGTCGAGGCCGACCGTTTCGAGCGTGTGGTCAAGACGCCGGAGCTGTTCGAGAAATTTCTCCCTTATGCGATGGCACTCGGCGTGGAGACCAATTGGGCCCGCGCGTTCGAATCCATCGTCACGGCCGCCCCCGCTTGGTACCAGGGCAGCGACCTCGCGCAGTTCAATATGCGCGGATTCACCAGTCGCATGAGCGATCTGGCGTCGCGGACCGGATCGACAATGACGTCGGCGCCGAGAAGTTCCGGCGGCTCGGGTTTCAGCGGCGGATCATCCGGCGGAGGCTTCGGCGGCGGAGGCGGCCGCGGGTTCTGATGCAGGCCGCCCCCGTGGCCTCACGATGCCAGCTTGCCGCCGACAAAGAGCGCCGCAACCAGAAAAGCGCCGCAGATAGCTAGGAAGATATAGAACAGGATCTGGGCAATCTCGGCCGCGCCTTCGGCAATACCACCGAATCCCATGCCGGCGGCAGCCATCGCGATCACGAAGAAAATGGCGGCCCACTTGAGAAACATGGCAACCTCCTCCTCATTTGGTCGGCTTATGCGCCCCCGACACATTGGGAACCGGAATACCATAGAATTCGTAGATGACCGTGGTCTGAGCCAGGTCGCCGAAGTCGGGCCAGTTGTTCTTGTCGAAGCCCGGCGCCTTCTTCAAATCCCGCTTCGTCGCGTCGATGAGGATTGCGCTTTTATCCGAAGCGACCTGGAGCGCATCCCATGGAATCGCAAAGTACTTATCTCTGATGCCCAGAAAGCCGCCGAAGTCCAACACCGCGTAGTCGATCGCCCCATCGTCGGGATTGATCACCAGGTCCTTGATGTCGCCCAGATTTTTCCCATCGGTCCCCAGTACGTTCATCCCGATCAACTCGCTGGCCTTGAACACCCCGCTGCGATCCCGCGCGTCGGCTCGGTCGACGGCGGCGACAAGCGCTACGCAGGTTATAACGATGGCGATGGCAAAACGCATGGCAGCCTCCTTTCGTCGCTCAATCAAAGCGGCATGAGGACCATTAAACAACGACGGCAGGAGAAAGCTGCCTCGCAGGAACCCTAGTTCTCAGGCAATCCAACCCACATGGTCATGGCAGATGAATCAGCAGCAAAGAAGGAAATGAAGAAATGGGTCGTGTATGTGGTGGAATGTGCCGATGGGAGTCTGTACACCGGTATTACGAATAATCTGCCGCAGCGGCTGGTGGCGCATGACGCGGGTCGCGGCGCTAAATATACGAAGCCCCGAAGACCGGTTCAACTTCGTCATGCCGAGTATCGGAGGACAAAAGGCGCGGCGCTCAAGCGTGAAGCCGCCATCAAGGCCCTGACCAGAGCGGAGAAACTCGCTCTCATCGCACAAAAGGTGTAGGGCGGGTCAGAGATTAGGGACCATACAGCGCGGAAGCCTTCACGACCTTGCCTCCCTCGCCGAACTCCAATAGTTCCATCGCCAGCCGTCCGTTGAGGGAGCGGTAATGCAGGGCCATGGAATTCCCGACGCCCAGCAGGACCGCGATCGGTTCTAATTCGAGGTCCGGCACCACCTGAAGGCACTTGGCCCAGTAGGCCCTGATCGCGACCTTGCCCTTGAGTTGACCGGACGGCTCGCCTCCGAACGTCACAATCAACGGCGACGACAGTTCGAACTCATCGGCATAGTGTGAGAGGACCCTATCGAGATCGCGGCTGTTCCAGGCTGCAATCCAGTCCTGCGCAAAGGATTCCGCTGAAATCCGATCGATCCCTGCCATGGCTCACACCTTTCTATCGGCTATACGTCACTGACGCTTGTTGCCCACCCAGCAGCGACTGATACCTGGCTGATCGGTGATGCGGTTGAACCAACCGTGCCCCCGTGGGGAACTGCAGCGACCGAATCAAACGACAGTCTAAAACGGCCCCACCATCCCAATGGCGAGTTTGTCCCGGATGATCGGCGTGGCCTCTTCGATGTTTAGGCCTTTCTGAAGGACATGGGCGACCGAGCGCATCCGTTGCGCGGAGGGTTGCCCGTTCTTGCCCCGCTCGGTCACAAGGATATCCGCAACACACAGATAGGTCACACTCTCATCCTTCGGCGGAGGGCCTCCGCCCATGTATCCGCCTCGCCCGCTCATCGCCATCCGCATCATCGCGTTCACGTCCGGCATGCCCGCCATCATACGGCCGACCATCGCCTGCATGTCCCCACCGCCGGTTTGGTGCGACAGGGGCGTGCCCCCGCTGCCCAGTCCCGTGCCGAATCCGGATTTGGCCACGGATTCCGGCGTGATCCCTTCGCCGGCCTTGTGACAATAGAGTATCTGCGCCTGAAGCCAATAGGCGGCCCCAGCCGGGTCGGTCACGACGTGATAGCCCTTTGCACCCAACCGCGCGCTCAGATCGCTCGGTGTGGCCTGCTGATTTTCTGAGGTATTCCGCAGCTGCACGTAAATCGTCCGCTCCCCGCTGGGCGGCAGAAGAATTGAGCTATCGTTCATCAGCCCGGACGTGAGGACATTGGAGCAGCCGGCGGAGAACCATGCGAGAACCACTAAACACGATGCAAGCCGATGCGAGGCGAGGACAAACCTGGCGGTCATGTTCAACATCCTGTTAGAAGTGGCCCGCCACGGCGGCACTCAGCCGCTGCTGCACGAGCGGCGTGGCCTCTTGAGCATCGAGCTTTTTCTGGTGAACGCTGGCCGCCAGCCTGGTCTGATATACGCCGCTGGGAGGCACGCCCCCTGAACCGGCGGAAGCGATGGCGCCACCAGTCAAGGCTCGATCGGTAATCTGCACGTCCGCCACACAGGCGTAATTGATGTTCTCGTCGAACTTGGGACGAGACGGCCCGCCGAACATATTGCCGACCGAGTTGCCGATGCCGCTGATGGCGCCGATGCCCATCGAGGCGGCGGCCCCGGCCATGGCACCGTGCGGGCCGGCCATGCTGGCCATCCCCGACAGACTGCTCAATCCCGACATCACGGAGTTGAAGCCCGACCCGTAGCCGCCTGCCACCATCTCGTCGACCGGCAGTTCCACCTTTGTTTGGTTGCAATAGACGATGTTCGTCAGCACCACGTAGACCGCAGCTTGCGGATCGTTGACGACCTGATAGCCCTTCGCGCTCAAGCGCGAGCCCAAATCGCTCAAGCTGACGGCTTGATTGTCCGAGGAATTGCGGTTCTGGATGAAAATCGTGTTCGCGGTGGAAGGCTCCAGCATCACGCTATTGCTGGCCAGCAAATCGGTATCGCGGACGTTGGCAGCGCAACCGGACAGAACGGAAACGGAGATCAACAGGCCAAGCAACCAATGTCGCGC
This Nitrospiraceae bacterium DNA region includes the following protein-coding sequences:
- a CDS encoding sigma 54-interacting transcriptional regulator codes for the protein MSITGIQPSLVDQRAALLQVAEAIATHRDLPSLFRDLAQRLPGVAPFDFIGLVLHEPSKHVMRVHVLETVGLQRTTSKLDGMQIPVEESASGWVWSHQRPLIIPSLAEEIRFQVGMGALRDIGVRSLCLFPLTTAMRRLGAIGFGSVKPFAFDEGSVAFLNQVAKLVAVAVDNVLHHQDVVHQRDRLRLLLEVTESIAAHRDLTLLLQDLADRLPDIVPFDFINAVLHDADRDVMRLWLLVSATPSTIKPGLETPVEQSPGGFVWKTQQPLTVDDVLKEERFPNLMALFRENGVRSFCVVPLTTAQRRLGAMGFGSLQARAYQESEIAFMQHVAKQVAVALDNALHSKTAIEYQGQLTRERDRQRLLLEVNNAVVSHLNLEELFKAVSECLRRVIQHDGSSLLLFNSETGQWRIHVLDFERNESFIEEGLAEECTQSPSCRAITSGRPAMFGEADLREMAKSSPIAQELLDCGLRSFCSVPLLSHSRTLGALNVGRRRDDGFAQEDIDLLSQVARQIAIAVDNALNYERAQQAQRELARERDRQRLLLEINNAVVLHLELRELFASITASIRRVMKADVVSLTLLDQDTNQLKLYALDFPGRKGFIEEGTTCMLCGCPSSTAITRRMPVVLGSEDLGQSESTVSKRLVAEGVRSACCVPLLLGDRTLGGLNIGSLQEGAFTTADAELLGAVAKQIALAVANSLAYQEIAGLKDKLAKEKVYLQEEIQTEYNFEEIIGDSRALKQVLKEVQTVAVTDSTVLILGETGSGKELIARALHNLSDRRDRTFVKLNCAAIPTGLLESELFGHEKGAFTGAIATKVGRFELADGGTIFLDEVGEIPLELQVKLLRVLQEQEFERLGGTRTLRVNVRVIAATNRDLGHMVEEQKFRSDLYYRLKVFPIMVPPLRDRVEDVPLLVRHFAQKFATRMKKRIDAVPAAAMKALQTYPWPGNVRELENFIERAVILSSGSDLFVPMAELKRPTQLQQAPVATLEAAEREHVLKALRESNWVIGGAQGAATKLGMKRTTLQSKMQKLGISRPA
- a CDS encoding DUF4188 domain-containing protein; its protein translation is MSDPVLRRTVDLSGFPDLVVIYLGMRVNRWTGLKTLFGFGPKIAESVEARPDGLLLHENLVWSLLPPHVGMRQYWRDFDSLERWARSDPHRQWWQRFLRNTGGTGFWHETYFMRGGMEAVYNDILQEIGFLRFAPVQAAKGAMFTARSRAGRAGDSALPPAVTEQELDR
- a CDS encoding LemA family protein; this encodes MGWIILIVLIVLVLIVIGMYNQLVRLRAACESAWADIDVQLKRRYDLIPNLVETVKAYAAHEKGALEAVINARAKAMAAQGPEAKAAAENQLTQSLRSLFALAEAYPQLRAVEAFNQLQGSLNQIEDALQNARRYYNAVVRDYNAKRLEIPTNFIAQWFGFMGRQFFELTDNVQREPPRVQF
- a CDS encoding DUF2207 domain-containing protein, which gives rise to MVATRPILELLRSTLFIAALCLALFGQRLPADARSFVLSRFDVDLQVLPNGDLLVTETVSPRFEGSWNGIERLIPVEYRTPQGFSYALLLDDVTATDEQGTPLKLESSRERHYRNFRIWIPGANDATCTFVLKYRVRNGLKFFEDHDELYWNVTGDEWDVPIEQASARILLPPNATGVRAQAFTGAYGAREEAATVSIEGSRITMIMTRPLGFREGLTAVIGWDKGLVTAPTPMDRTTMFARANWPLAIPLFVLAVMFRLWWTRGRDPRLRPIAVAYEPPDRLTPAEIGTLSDESPDVRDITATLVDLAVRGYLGIRELKTPQLFGLWTGTDYLFHRSAPRKEWARLHKHERLLLEALFTDENQDEVALSSLENKFYRSLPGIRNAIFDSLQTHAYYAQRPDKVKENYYLAGGLLGLVLTFALAAVADSWGIAPPTFFISGILSGMIVAGFGRIMPARTVKGTRTLESVLGFEEFLTRVEADRFERVVKTPELFEKFLPYAMALGVETNWARAFESIVTAAPAWYQGSDLAQFNMRGFTSRMSDLASRTGSTMTSAPRSSGGSGFSGGSSGGGFGGGGGRGF
- a CDS encoding DUF1328 domain-containing protein → MFLKWAAIFFVIAMAAAGMGFGGIAEGAAEIAQILFYIFLAICGAFLVAALFVGGKLAS
- a CDS encoding PRC-barrel domain-containing protein, with product MRFAIAIVITCVALVAAVDRADARDRSGVFKASELIGMNVLGTDGKNLGDIKDLVINPDDGAIDYAVLDFGGFLGIRDKYFAIPWDALQVASDKSAILIDATKRDLKKAPGFDKNNWPDFGDLAQTTVIYEFYGIPVPNVSGAHKPTK
- a CDS encoding GIY-YIG nuclease family protein, with translation MKKWVVYVVECADGSLYTGITNNLPQRLVAHDAGRGAKYTKPRRPVQLRHAEYRRTKGAALKREAAIKALTRAEKLALIAQKV
- a CDS encoding nuclear transport factor 2 family protein; translated protein: MAGIDRISAESFAQDWIAAWNSRDLDRVLSHYADEFELSSPLIVTFGGEPSGQLKGKVAIRAYWAKCLQVVPDLELEPIAVLLGVGNSMALHYRSLNGRLAMELLEFGEGGKVVKASALYGP